The sequence taattttgatgatgatgatgtcatatTTGTTTCTTTCATATATATAATTTAACTAATTAGTTATTTTTCTATAAGtacacatgaaaaaaaaaaaaaaaaaaaaaattgatgagtGTGATTATTTATACCTATCGTATACATGGAAAAAAAACTGATGATTGTGATTATGTATACCTTATCATGTAATTATTATCTGCTAATTAGTACGGAGTATTTGAATCCTACTAATTAGTTATTTGTATGTATTATCTATTTCCAAATTACGAGTAGTTATTAGTTACAGTATTTTATATAATTACATGAAAAACTGATGAATGTGATGAAAGCAAACAATAGAGACAACCACATATAATTACATGAAAAACTGATGAATGTGATGAAAGCAAACAATAGAGACGCCCACTGAAGAAACCCAACGACCTACGTTTCCATTAACGAGATCAAAACCCCCTTCTCCAAACTTCAAATTATACAGATCTACCAACAATTAGATACAAGACatctgtatctatatatatatatatatatatatatatatatatatatatatatatatatatatatatattatatatatatatatataagtcagtAGCTGTTGTTTCACTCACCATGGGTTGCTCCTCCTCTCTCCCAGGTATTCTTCTCACCTttcttaaaaattagggttttactCATATTGAATCAATTAACCACAAATTATTCACCAATATCCTTAAAATTCATCTATTAAGAGTTGGACATAGTCTCAGCTTCACTCTGAATTGCTTAGCTTTGTTTAAATTTATTGGCACGAAAAGTGAATTTTGTAGTTGTGTTTTTGGGGATTATTGATTTACAGATAGGAGTGTGGGTCGCGTAGGTGGACTTAATCCGGATAACGGTGATTTAGATGCAAAAAATTTGAAAATTAaggtacctttttttttttttttttttttacttttaacaaTTTATTTATTACTTGTGAAGGAAGCTATCTTTGCAGTTAAAATGTAGTGTTAATGTGTGGTTTTGCAGTTATACAGCATTAGTTCGTTATATGGGATATTGTTGAGTCTATAAAATTTTGCTGGTAACAGACCAGAAGATGCCATTTTGATCCTGTTATAAATGTTTAACCAAAATTAACATAGAAAGAATAGATAGAAAGACTCGGTTGGTTCAACGTTTCTTCGACTTTATAGCTAAACTACTGCATATGAAATTTATTTAATGAATGAAAAAGATTACTGATCTCAGGGAGAGAATGTAAACTAATAAAAAGCTATGACAAGCTTCTATATTTATCAATTCAAGAAACTACTCTTTTTGTGTGTTGATGATTAAGATGTAGTATCTAGGAAACTGAATCTTGTATAAGATGTAGTTGAGTCTCGTACAAAGCCTTGGATGTCGTAACACACAAGTGAACTTCAGAAGCTTGACTTGACAAACTCCTTTGAAATGTTACAAACAACTTATAATTTAGTACGATGGTTTTACAGCCATGTATTGATTCCACTGTTCCTCGgttttcttgattgttctctttaTATTTCGGTATTTCCTTTGATCGTGTTGACTTCAATCATGGCCTGAATGCATATATTTGCTAATGAGACTGTTATTTTATTTTTAAGAACAGAGAAAACTGCATCTTTTTTTTTGTGTAAGATTGTGACATGACAATGCAACAACACACATTGGTAACTTATTCATTTATACAATAATAATAAGAGACGAGAAGCAATAAAATAGAAACTGAAAGATTTTCTTCATTTTTAATGTGATACTCTCATTATTGAAGGTTCTTCATTTATTAAGTGAACTGGTTTCTTGCTGCAGTAAGTCTGTTATTAAGAGTCTAGCAATTTAAGCCCAATAATCAGACATGATAGAATTGATGAGAGTGGTCCTTATATGTAAGAAAAAAATTGCCTTCAAGACTTCCAGGTACAAGTGTCACTCGAGACTAAAATGTGGACGTAGCATGTGGTTGTATATAAGATGTAGGTTCGGGATGTGTGAATGCTTGTAGTTctgattaaaaaaataataataatactggaaAAATTAAGGAGAGGTAGAGGTTAGCGGTGTTGTGTTTTCACTTGCCTGCATGATCTTGAATCTTGAAGCTCTATCAAATGACCTTTcttatttatttttagttttatattgTTGATTTTTAAGTTAGAGGTATCAGGTATGTATTCTTTTACTTCATTACTTGTCTGTAGTGATCATTAGAATATACATATTCGttctttttttttaatatatatatatatatatatatatatatatatatatatatatatatatatatttgctaaaAACTTTAACTACCAGCACACTAGAAGACTTTATAAATTGGTGGATCCTATTTTCTTGTTATGGTGATGCTATCAAGATAGATTAtgtctatctgtattacatcacacCCTGGTGGATACCTCTTCTTCCTGAAGAGTGATGTTACATacttatacaacaacaacaacaaaacccaataccacatgagtggtatatgggggaggtgagatgtagacaatccttctcctatccgagaataaaaacaagtcatttctacaCTAAGAGTAGAACacactcaaaagtagagaaagtcatccctctctctattcgacggataaggaGATTGCTTCCGactggacctccggccaaaaagtagaaaaattaaaaaaaaaaaaaaaaaaaaaagattgaacataaaattaaaaattaaaaataaaataaaatcgagacaatgaaaatggtagaatcaaattttcatgggtcttACAGCCTGactggaattcaatttaggctctacgaGGCAGTCAAGTCGCCAGTAGTTAGACGCTTGAtgttgcctcaataaatagagccGAATGACATTGGAAACAGAACTTGAAAggcatgccaggtggaagttgtcgcgcaagcaaagagccaaccaccctaACAAACCAAGCACCACTCATGTTACATACTTATATCAAGTATAAATATCTCTCTTTGTTTGTGATTAGAACCATGATTCTTCCTGGTTCATATTTGGTAGTTTTCGCTTTTCGACATAGTTTAAAAAATTAGTCATTGATGTCAGCCTTTGTGAAAAAAGATTTATTCTCTGTGTGATGGCATAAGTAAATACCAAACCAATTTAGTAAAACTTTATTTGCTCCTTTAAGTGAAATAACCTcccttggaatatgcttacctagaTGACCTATAGTTGACTTACCAATGTGGATTGCCACATAACCATGTAACCGGATCATGGGCTTCCAAGGCTGTAAAAGATGCTAATCGGGACTAGTCGGTTGGAACCTTGTAGGGACTGATGGGTCAAGTTGGAGGCTAATCTAGGACTAGctagatgttgaccaagtttgactttgactgtATTTGACCTACTTTGATTGAATAAATTCAGCTTTGACCGACTAAATTGGACTTTTGACATCATTGACGAATAAATCAGCCAAGTCGGAGAATACTCAGACTATTCAGACTACTTTGAAATCCTGGCTAGTTGGACTACTTTGAAATCCCGACTAGTCGTACTACAATCGAAATCCAGACTAGTCAGACTACTTCGAAATCCTGACTAGTCAGGGCTAGTCCGCCTAgtcgtcctttttttttttttttagtttactatGATTGTATCAATTTGAATTAAGAATTTATCCGAAGTTTCACCTGCATTTTGGTTGCTCCTTGAATTTTACCATGATGTTTCTATCTTTTTAATCTTGCTATGATTGTATCAattgtttcattcttcttttagaTTAATATTTAGCATCAACACTTTTTTTTTAATTACAGCTGGTTCTATTAGGGGACTCTGGTGTTGGAAAAAGTTGCATTGTTCTTCGGTTTGTTCGTGGTCAGTTTGATCCAACATCCAAGGTCACTGTTGGAGCTTCATTCTTGTCACAGACTATAGCTCTGCAGGACTCAACCACAGTTAAATTTGAGATTTGGGATACTGCTGGCCAGGAAAGGTACCGTGTGGCAAGATAGAATATGTTTTCATGTTAAACGAACTCTTCATATTTTTCACTTTTGTTTACTTGTCAACAGTCATTCTCATCTTTATTCTTTCCTAGTTTAATTTAACTAGATTCAATTTGTTTCTATTTTTGTATTGTCCAGATATGCAGCACTAGCCCCACTTTATTACCGAGGTGCTGCAGTTGGAGTAATTGTTTATGATATAACTAATCCCGACTCATTTCATAAAGCTCAATATTGGGTGAAGGTATGACTATTAGTTTTTCAGATATTCATTCATTTCTTATGTGGCctttttgtatgtatatatatatatatatatatatatatatatatatctgcacttaccttttttgtatttttttttatttttgcaatTGAATAGATTTTGTGGTGTACAGGAACTACAAAAGCACGGGAGCCCTGATATTGTGTTGGCTTTAGTTGGCAACAAGGCTGATCTTCAAGAGAAACGGGAGGTGTCCGTTCAAGTAAGAAACGTGCTTTTTATCATGgactaaaaaaataaattttttggcTTTGACTTCTGCAAATAACTAAAATGCTTTATTTGTATTGCCCCTAGGGTGGAATGGATTATGCGGAAAAGAATGGAATGTTTTTCATTGAAACTTCTGCCAAGACGGCTGACAACATTAATCAGTTATTCGAGGTTTGGCAGTAACTTTCTTTTAAAACGCATTCTTCTATGTGTATTTCATGTTAGATGTCGGTTGGGTTTGGGTTTATTTTAACGGTTTATAGTGGTAAAATAAAATGTATCAGCTataaagcaaaatatcaaatggatCGTAAGGCATCTAAAGTGTACTTCTAATATGCATAACCGCCCAAGTAATTATGTTCAAAATTAGTACTAATTGTTACTAAAATGATATTATCAATGTAACCATGCTTAACACACTAATTAGAGATCAAGGTTATAAATACGGACTGCTGATCCATTTCAGACATACTGATAGTTTCAGGTAAATCATTTGCCTGAACAATTTTATTCACTCTTTCACAGGAAATTGCAAAGAGATTACCTCGACCCACTCCAGCATGATAGCGTATGTTGGAAACATCAAAGGGAACCTGGTAATCGCTGCTTGCGGTGTAATCAGGGAAATTTATGTATATTCGCGAGACAATGTTTGATTTTCCATACGTAATTATTGATTTCGTGTTGTATCTGCCTGACCAGATCTGTTACTAACGCAAGAAGCTAAACTTTGTTTACTGTACAATGTCATTACATTCTGTTGATAAGAGTGTACTAGATTTAATCTTACCATTTCAACAGATGGAAAAGTGGGGAGTGGTTCTGTTAAGAACTCAACAAAAACTACTAATTATGCATCAATTCAAGTCATATAAGCTGTTacaatttctatttctatttctatttcttttCTACATATACTAAAACACCAACAAGATTTGGTCTTTTGAATACTACAAAACTACATCAAAATTTTTTACAAAAGACCCCCTTACATTATGTCACATGTGTCAACTTCTTAGGGGTAAAAAAAAACACCAACAAGATTTGGTTTTTGAATACTACAAAACTACATCAAAATTTTTTACAAAAGACCCCCTTACATTATGTCACATGTGTCAACTTCTTAGGGGTAAAAAGTATAAAAAAAtctattttattaaaaaaacttaaaaacactctacCAACATTTTTATCggtccgtatcttcctcctcgccaACAGTTAAATTTCTCcgacatcaccgttcaactcgaaataatttcacGAACGCAACGCAACTAACTACACGCGAAACATACGCTttctaaaaaacgctaaatatttcgggTTATCTGCTGTACATATGTATGCATGTATGATAAACAATCCAAACTAACTACATCACATCGATGGTTCGGTCCCCCTTTTTTACGCAATTTTCCCGGCGTCAAAAAAATGCACCCCATTAAGTATACTAGGTACTACCCACGTGTATCCAAACACACCCGCAACAACGcgtttttaattctgtaaatacataacgctacgttaaatatgaatatgcaactAGAAAGGTCCCgtcgcatcgcgcgggccgattCAACTCTAGTTACACACAAAACGTATGTCACTTGAAAATGTGCATCGTCTTGTAAGCAGAAAACACGAAAATGTACATTTTTGTAACCAGAAAACGCGTGCCATCCGCAAGTAGTATACCATAACAAACTTTAAGCCATCATATTGAAGTCTGTTAGGTCATCCATTGGAATCTAAAGACCCATAAGATACTGGCTAACAGTATttataaataacaaaaaaaaaaaaaaaagaaagtaaatttggagtttcccaattaaTGCTTGAATGATTTTCCAGATTACAATGAAAGACGCACAATTAGCTAAGATCAGCCAGTTCAGGTTCCAGTCTATTTTAAACATAGTACTCGCTAAAACACTATCATGAAAACCAAATGGGAAACAAGGACCAAAGTAAGAGAATTAACAACTAAGAATAATTGTATAGTGAAATGCTTTTATCATCTGATACACTTGCAAGCAAACACCCTCTAAGTCCACCTCCCGTAGCTTCAAACTTCACTCCCCAAACCTGGTCAGTATGGTTAGTCATTGTCTGAACCGCTGCCCTCATTTTCGGGTCCCACAACTTAACAGTCCTGTCACTAGATCCTGACGCAATCGCTGCCCCATCTGGGCTCACATCAACGCTCAAAACCCAACTAGAGTGGCCTGACATTGATGAAAACAACGTCTTTCCTTCTGAATCGTACATGTGGATGCGCTCATCATCTGAACCCGAAACAAGAACTCTAGGGTCTATAGGAGAATACGCAAGAGAGCGAACAGGCATTGTGTGTCCTTCAAGGTAGTGAAGGAATTTACCACGTTGTACATCAAAAACAGAAATAGAACCGTCCATGGACCCACATGCCAGCTGTCTTCCACTAGGGCTCCATGCAACCGAAAGAACAAACTTTTTGTTGTTTCCTTTATCAGATGGATTTGAACCTTCGGGGCGAGGAATAGCTAAAGTTGCTATCAGCTTCCACTCGGCAGTACCCCATAGCTTGACCGATGCACTGCTGCCTCCAGCAACAGCAAGAGTCGTACCCTGTCAAACACAATTCAATGATTTATAAGAAGCAATAAGAAACATTCCTTTGATCGGTCTTTATTACTTTACTACATATCAAGATGAAATTACTTGGTCTACAACATCTGAAAATATGCAATCATCAAAATAAACCTACACTAGGAGTCGGAAGCTTTTAAGAGCAAGATGGTCTAGAGTAAAGTTGAAACTGGAAGTCAAGTAGTTCATCAACTCACCTACAAAAGTCCGAAACTGAACATACTACTTGACATGTATTTTTACAAACAAGCAATCAATCATACACTCAAGTAACACTCAACATCATTGCTAATCGCATTAGTCCGTCTTGGCTAATATCACTTATCAAAGTCCCTGTTTGGCCATATCTGATGAGCTTAGCCCTAATTGCTTACTGTAAATTATGTTTTCTGGCGTTATAATTACCAATGGCGATTCTACATGGAGGGgtgtggggtcctatgaccccactatTTTAGAAAATTTTTTTTACCATCTACTCTTTCAAATTGTATAGGATACCTCTAAATTTAactataggaccccatatatttttaggaCTTATGTTTTTTTTAGAGGTAAACATACACAAAACTACCTTTTAAATATTTTTAGCCTTGAAATTTTTTTTGGGACCCCAATGAAATttcatcctagaatcgccactgataATTACCAAAGTAAGTCAACTTAAAACCCCGTGTACAATTACCAAATTATCAAGACAACCTAATACTGCTAAAGTATGACATTATCCATATCAATCAAATCAAGTTCAAATCAAATAATGAGACAAATTCAATGAATTGCAACATATATGAGTGTATCAAAAGTTAAGAAATTGATTGAAGAACATATATACCCTAGGATCAAATTCCATTTGCCAGACTTCAGATGGAGGAGCTTCAAGAGTAGCAATTGTATTGTTAGATTCAACATCAAAGACACGAACAAAGCTATCCATTGAAGCAGATGCTGCAATTTTTCCAGATGGATGAGCAGCGACGGATATAACACCGAGACAGTGACCGGTGTTTGTACGGACAAGCGTTAGGTCTTCCGGATTCCATAATTTAACGGTTTCATCAAGAGATCCGGTGAGAAGGATGCCAGAGCTTCTCTCGGTGGTCGGAGGGAGCCACGTACACGCCCATACACAGTCTTGATGTGAAGTTTCCAAAGATCTTAGCCATGCCAATTTCATTGTGTTTTCTTTTATGTTTCTTCACCAACTCGCAAAACCCTAACTTTTGAAGTTCAACAAGCTTAACGACTGATTCTTGTTTTCGATGGTCTGACTGACAAATTGGTAATCTTATTCTAGGGTTTTTCTAAAGTGTTaaaaacttttaattttttttagaagaTGTTAAATATGTAGATATTATTTGGAGTTAATTTTGTTATCTCGTTGTGTTTACATAAAATTATACTGATAGTCCTCTTTTTTTTCGAAATTACATCGATCGATCATTCATCACATCGTTGAGACGATGACACACTATAAAATGAAATACATAacgattaattattattgttacaaatatCAGTTATTCAAATATACTATACTTTTAAGCATGCTAACTACAACCACAAAAGATATCGTTAGAATAATacttcatattattatattattttatattaagcGTTGTCTAACCATATACTTATCGTTAAAGATTTAAGACATAcgttgttggaaatttagtgtaattttgggttttaatctacacttgtaaatgggtttggaggtacagagtgtacacccattaagtgatagattacccggacccaaaagtggtttttcattatttactatcatgacttggtctacctgaaatttaaataagtgttttcagtactaagttttcttagtaagctgaaatttggctaagtgttttgtgctggttgttctgcattgctggtccttgtgctggttgttctgcattgctggtccttgtgctggttgttctgcgcagctggtccctgtgctggttgttctgcgcagctggtccctgtgctggttgttctgcgcagctggtccctgtgctggttgttctgcgcagctggtcctgtttgctgattcctctgcgctgctggtcctgtatgctggtttttgcgctgctggtcctgtatgctgatttttgcgctgatggtcctgtttgctgatttttgcgctgctggtccttttgcagtgctggttcttaagagacagcagtaagaaaacacttaacacaattttgagtgattacggaagaattattcttgcactCACTTTTactttagtggttgaaggaataatacttgtttattataaagtgatcactcatgttttgatagttgtaaaatataatatttatttattgtaaaagtaacaacttttactttaatgatgggagtgataatatttgtttatagaaatattcttcctgtaaccacttttgaatattatagaagatacttttattaatcaatcggccaattgattttaataaaagactctttcatgattaagggtgtatataaatatattaaccaatatgcatgagatagacacaagttacgaacaccaaaatattcttctgcaaaaggaattcttgtttctgccaaaacaagaatttaatctctgtcttatcccaaagtgatattcgtgtaacccaggctataagggtcgaataattactttcggaaagtgataccacgattcagtgatttatccggctatcgattattttaccctacacgaaagaatttaGTAAAACCTctaacaatcgaaagtaattatttgttataatcgatggcggctacgatgaaacacatgacggcgaatttctccaaacttgataagtttgagggaattgattttaggagatggcaaaagaagatgcacttctttctgagcagcatgagtgtggtgtacgtactcagcacaccaatttctgaagatcatggtgatgatgccactattgaacaaattcggaaaaggtgtaagtgggagaacgatgactacatcgctagaggtttaatcctcaatggtatggctgattccctttttgatatttacctaaatgttgaatcttctaaagaactatgggactgtttagaaaccaagtatatgtccgaggatgcttctagtaaaaagttccttgtgagtaattttaataattacaagatggtcgattctagaccggtcttggaacaatacaatgagctcattcgtatacttggtcaattcacacaacataagatgaacatggatgagtctattcaagtctcaagcataattgataaactacctccatcttggaaagaatttaaacattctttgaaacataagaaggaggagttaactcttgttgagttgggtagtcatctgcgtattgaggaatccctcaggttgcaggataatgacaagccaaagagcaacgaagttgctggtacgtctgttgtcaatatggtggaacataaaaagttcactagtaataatgacaaaaagggcaaacgtaaacatcaaggttataacaaggctaatccgaacaagaagtctaaattgacttgttggaagtgtggtaaaactggacacatgaaaaaggattgcaaggttatttttggtaataataatgccaaaggatctagcacaagcggttcgggaaatggtttaaacaaccacaactcgaaaggtcagaatatatttaataattcaaatgagaattattatgtttcatatatatctgaggcttattttgtgcaggatgatgatgtcgcgtggtgggttgactcgggagccaccacccatgtatgcaaggatagattttggttcaagacttacgagtccgtgactgatggatcaattcttcatatgggaaatgagtcaacagcctctgttcatggacgtggaagtgtgaatttgtgttttagttctggaaaaactatttgtttgtttgatgttttgcatgtaccacaaataagaaaaaatttggtttccagtagtgtgttaaattgttgtggttataaacaagtgattgaatctgataagtttgttttgtcaaaacatggtatgtttgttggttttggttatttatgcaatagaatgtttagacttaacattaatcacttggatgttaattttgcttttatatctacttctagcataaataattctacactttggcatgctagactaggacatgtacactttaaaagaatgcaagatatgtctaaagatggattaataccggcctttgacatgaacaatgaaaagtgtaaaacgtgtatgttaacaaagatcactaagaaaccatttcaaaatgtacatcgtgatactgaaattttggaattaatacatagtgatttatgtgatttgcatgctactcctactttagggaacaagaaatattttgtgacttttattgatgatgcttctagattttgctatgtttatttgttacatactaaggatgaagcattagataaatttaaaatatttaaaactgaagtagaattacaacaaaaggctttgattaaacgacttagaacagataggggaggtgaatacattgaccaatcgtatttccaattcgttggtattatccatgagaccacagctccttatactccacaacaaaatggtatatctgaaaggaagaatagggtccttaaggaaatggttaattccatgttatcctattcgggtttaagattaatattttggggggaagctatattaacagcttgttatttgcttaatagagttcctaacaaaagaaacaagattacaccttatgaactttggaataaaaggaaacctaacttgaattatcttcgggtatggggctgtagggcggttgtaagactacctgatcccaagaagaaaagtttaggtgaaagaggtatagattgcatattttttggatatgttgaacattccaaggcatataggttctatgtaatagagcctaatgagtttgtctcaatcaattctgtgattgattcaagggatgcaatctttgatgaaaatcgattttcatctatacctagaccaaaggatatgattccaagtaacaatggaatcaataaggattgtaatgatgaagtctctgaaaaggctgttgatcagtcacttgagcttcggaaaagcaaaagaaaaaggaaacctaaatcatttggaccagattttcaactatacttagttgaaggttctagggatgatgtttctacccaatattcgtattgtttcaatgttgatgatgatcctaaaacatatgatgaagcaatgaggtctcaggatgttgcattctggaaagaggcaattaatgatgagatagattctatcatgggcaataacacttgggtgttagctgatctacctcctggttgcaaacctttgggttgcaaatggattttcaaaaagaagatgaaggtggatggaactattgaaaagttcaaggcaaggttagtcattcaaggctttagacaaaagtctggaattgactattttgatacttatgctcccgtggcacgtatcactaccattagactgctgattgctttggctacgattcacaatctaattattcaccagatggatgtgaagacaacattcttgaatggtgaattggatgaggaggtttatatgaaccaacctcagggctttgtcatgccaggaaatgaaggcaaggtgtgcaaacttgtgaaatccttatatggtttgaaacaatgtgacgatcgctccaaatccatatggacgaacacgtcattcattgatttcattgcgaggtatttgacctctatgatacgttttg comes from Rutidosis leptorrhynchoides isolate AG116_Rl617_1_P2 chromosome 4, CSIRO_AGI_Rlap_v1, whole genome shotgun sequence and encodes:
- the LOC139839674 gene encoding ras-related protein RABF1-like, which translates into the protein MGCSSSLPDRSVGRVGGLNPDNGDLDAKNLKIKLVLLGDSGVGKSCIVLRFVRGQFDPTSKVTVGASFLSQTIALQDSTTVKFEIWDTAGQERYAALAPLYYRGAAVGVIVYDITNPDSFHKAQYWVKELQKHGSPDIVLALVGNKADLQEKREVSVQGGMDYAEKNGMFFIETSAKTADNINQLFEEIAKRLPRPTPA
- the LOC139843515 gene encoding WD repeat-containing protein VIP3-like; its protein translation is MKLAWLRSLETSHQDCVWACTWLPPTTERSSGILLTGSLDETVKLWNPEDLTLVRTNTGHCLGVISVAAHPSGKIAASASMDSFVRVFDVESNNTIATLEAPPSEVWQMEFDPRGTTLAVAGGSSASVKLWGTAEWKLIATLAIPRPEGSNPSDKGNNKKFVLSVAWSPSGRQLACGSMDGSISVFDVQRGKFLHYLEGHTMPVRSLAYSPIDPRVLVSGSDDERIHMYDSEGKTLFSSMSGHSSWVLSVDVSPDGAAIASGSSDRTVKLWDPKMRAAVQTMTNHTDQVWGVKFEATGGGLRGCLLASVSDDKSISLYNYS